From the genome of Leptodactylus fuscus isolate aLepFus1 chromosome 1, aLepFus1.hap2, whole genome shotgun sequence, one region includes:
- the RAB35 gene encoding ras-related protein Rab-35 → MARDYDHLFKLLIIGDSGVGKSSLLLRFADNTFSGSYITTIGVDFKIRTVEINGEKVKLQIWDTAGQERFRTITSTYYRGTHGVIVVYDVTSAESFVNVKRWLHEINQNCDDVCRILVGNKNDDPERKVVETEDAYKFAAQMDIQLFETSAKENLNVEEMFNCITELVLRAKKENLAKQQQQQQNDVVKLTKNSKRKKRCC, encoded by the exons gaGTCGGGAAAAGTAGTTTACTCCTAAGGTTTGCTGACAACACCTTTTCAG gcagctacatcacaacAATCGGAGTTGATTTTAAAATCAGGACAGTTGAAATAAATGGGGAGAAAGTGAAACTCCAGATATGGGACACTGCGGGGCAGGAGCGCTTCCGGACCATAACTTCAAC ATACTACAGAGGAACGCATGGGGTCATTGTTGTTTATGACGTTACCAGTGCGGAGTCTTTTGTAAATGTAAAAAGATGGTTACATGAAATAAACCAGAATTGTGATGATGTATGCCGAATATTAG TTGGAAATAAGAATGATGACCCTGAGCGGAAAGTAGTGGAAACAGAAGATGCTTATAAATTTGCTGCGCAGATGGACATTCAGCTGTTTGAGACTAGCGCCAAAGAAAACCTCAATGTAGAGGAG ATGTTTAATTGCATTACTGAGCTAGTCCTCCGAGCAAAGAAAGAAAACTTGGCAAAGCAGCAACAACAGCAACAGAATGATGTGGTGAAGTTAACCAAAAACAGTAAAAGGAAGAAGAGATGCTGCTAG